In one window of Mytilus trossulus isolate FHL-02 chromosome 7, PNRI_Mtr1.1.1.hap1, whole genome shotgun sequence DNA:
- the LOC134724755 gene encoding tetraspanin-33-like, translated as MADHTTRSQGKHRYKNIKSKRQPLCARTSYSCHKLCLFLYTLCYLVIGLALLGIGIYVEVERREYTGLEKSLSLPVAILIFIGLFISINGLCGLVGTVEENISLLKLFLVLSVATFLAQIATAILIYVNGIEISDLISSKLALALNDFNRNPDLRSTMDSVQNKYSCCGISSWHDYVEYADACRERCPYGNPCNNQCIFPQSCCSMPNVPQSAINCTSNKVSEVPPSMTIKNGCFYAFVDWLSDRMDLIGATTLGLALPQVAGIIWAYLVLRKIREYQCWYTVELASDYENKL; from the exons ATGGCGGACCACACAACAAGGTCGCAAGGaaaacatagatataaaaacataaaaagcaaACGACAGCCACTGTGTGCAAGAACTTCGTATAGCTGTCATAAACTTTGCTTATTTCTGTATACACTTTGCTACCTG gTGATTGGGCTTGCGTTGCTAGGAATTGGTATTTATGTTGAGGTGGAAAGGAGAGAATACACAGGCCTAGAGAAGTCATTGTCATTACCAGTAGCCATTTTGATATTCATTGGACTGTTCATATCTATAAATGGTCTCTGTGGATTGGTCGGAACAGTTGAAGAAAATATCTCCCTACTCAAACTG ttccTGGTTCTCTCAGTTGCTACTTTCCTTGCACAGATAGCTACTGCCATCTTAATATATGTCAATGGAATAGAA atatcAGATTTGATAAGCTCTAAATTAGCATTAGCCTTAAATGACTTCAACAGAAATCCAGACCTTAGAAGTACTATGGACTCGGTACAAAATAAg taTTCTTGCTGTGGGATTAGTTCATGGCATGATTATGTAGAGTATGCAGATGCTTGCAGAGAGAGATGTCCTTATGGAAATCCGTGCAATAACCAGTGTATATTCCCACAGTCTTGTTGTTCTATGCCAAAT gtTCCACAAAGTGCCATAAACTGTACCAGTAATAAAGTGTCAGAG GTACCTCCATCCATGACAATTAAGAATGGTTGTTTTTATGCCTTTGTTGATTGGTTGAGTGATAGGATGGATCTGATTGGTGCAACCACTTTGGGCCTGGCATTACCACAG GTAGCTGGTATAATTTGGGCTTACCTTGTACTAAGAAAAATCAGAGAATACCAGTGCTGGTATACTGTGGAACTTGCTTCAGATTATGAAAATAAGCTTTAA